The Fimbriimonadaceae bacterium nucleotide sequence CCGGAACCGGGATTTTCGCTTACGCTTTCGAGCGGTTGAGGGCATCTTGCACGATCCTGACGCAAAGGTCGTCGAAGTCGATCCCGGCCACCGCCGCGCTCCGCGGGACGAGGCTGGTCTGGGTCATCCCGGGCAGGGTGTTCACTTCCAAGACCACGACCCGTTCGGGGGTCACGATCATGTCGGTGCGGGTGCACCCCGCGCACCCAAGGGCATGGTGGGCGCGGAGCGCGTAGTCCTGGCAGAGGGCGGTCTGCTCCGGGGTGAGGCGCGCCGGGCAGATCTCGTCGGTCGCCCCGGCCGTGTACTTGCTGGCGAAGTCGTACGCCCCGCTCGCGGGCACGATCTCGACAACGGGAAGAGTCTCGGCGCCGAGCACGGGCACGCTTACCTCGACCCCACGGACCCAATCTTCGACGAGCGCGACCTCGTCGAACTGGAGCGCGTAAGCGACTGCGGCGGCGAGTTCAGACGCCTCCTCGACGAACCGGAGCCCCACGGTCGAACCCTGCTTGTTCGGCTTCACCACCCACCCCGCGCCCTCCTTGGGCAAAGGCGGCTCGCCATGCTTGTCCCGGCACACGGCCAGTCCCTCCGGCACGGGCAGTCCGGCGGCGGCCAGCACGGTCTTCGTCCGGTCCTTGTCCAGGGCCACCGCGCTCGCCGCGATCCCCGAACCCGTGTAGGGCAGGTGCAGCAGCTCGAGCAAGCCTTGGATCGCGCCGTCCTCCGCCCGCGACCCGTGGACGGCAAGGAAGCAGACGTCCGGCCGCGCGGGGCCGGCGAGCTTCGCCAGGCTCTGCCCACTGAGCAAGAGTTCGCTGACATCGAGCAAGGACGCGGTGTAGCCGCGGCGCCTGAGGGCGGCGGCCACCTCTCGGCCGCTGAGCAACGAGATCTCCCGCTCCGCCGAGTCCCCGCCATAAAGCACGGCGACCCGCTCAGGGGAGCCCCTCTCCAGTTCTTTCGCGAAGTCGGGCGCGAAGGACGCGATGTTCCCCGCGCCCATGCCGACCACGACGTCTCCGGGCCGGGCGACCTTTGCCACTTCCCGCGGCAACAGGTGGCGCTGCGGCACGTACTGGCAGGGCTTCGTCACTTGCTCCGCAATGCGCCAGGAGCTGACCCCCGGGATCGGCGCCTCGCGCGCCGGATAGATGTCTGTGAGCACCACGAAGTCCGCCTGGGAGAGGGCTGCCGCGAACTCGGCGATGAGCGGCGCCGTGCGCGAATACAGGTGCGGTTGATAGACGACGACCAGCCGCGGGCCGCCCGGTTCCGGCGCTCCCGGGAGCCAACGCTCCCGCACCGCCTGCAGGCTGGCGACGATCTCGGTCGGGTGGTGGGCATAGTCGTCGATCACGACGAGGGGCTTCGTCGCAATGGTCTGGAGCCGCCGCTCCGCCCCTCGATAAGCCGCGATGCCTTGCGCGGCCCGGGCCGGGTCCGCCCCGAGCCGCTCGCACGCGACCAATGCCCCCGTCGCGTTCAGCGCGTTGTGCCGGCCCGGCAACGCGAGTTCGGGCAGGCGGCTGTCCTCGATCGTATAGGCCACGGTTGCGACGCCGTGCTCCGCCGCCACCGCTTCCGCCACCTCGCGGCTCCCGGGGTCTTCTGCGCAATAGACCAGGGTCCCGCCCGGCACGATGCGGCTGAGAAAGGCCTCCATGCTACGGCGCAGCCCCTGCCAGTCGCCGTGGAAATCTACGTGGTCGAGTTCCAAGTTCGTGAGAACGACGATGTAGGGGTCGAAGTCGCGGAGCGAATCGTAGGCCTCGCACGCTTCGACAACGGCGAGGCCGCCCTGCCCTTCCACGATCGCGCCTCCGAAGTCCGGCACCTCCGCGCCGACCACGATGGTCGGATCCAGGCCGCTCGCCCGCAAGCCCGCCCCGATCATCCCCGTGGTCGTGGTCTTGCCGTGCGATCCGGTCACCGCGATGGTCCTCTGCCCTTCGAGCAGCCAG carries:
- a CDS encoding D-alanine--D-alanine ligase; its protein translation is MRTKQEIETAFAPRASLAGRKSFFLVGIGGAGMSGVARMLSRRGFRVRGTDSTDSEVVRALREDGVEIWIGHSGDFVERGDALVLTDAIPLEESPEVAAARGFGNPLFRRSQVLGWLLEGQRTIAVTGSHGKTTTTGMIGAGLRASGLDPTIVVGAEVPDFGGAIVEGQGGLAVVEACEAYDSLRDFDPYIVVLTNLELDHVDFHGDWQGLRRSMEAFLSRIVPGGTLVYCAEDPGSREVAEAVAAEHGVATVAYTIEDSRLPELALPGRHNALNATGALVACERLGADPARAAQGIAAYRGAERRLQTIATKPLVVIDDYAHHPTEIVASLQAVRERWLPGAPEPGGPRLVVVYQPHLYSRTAPLIAEFAAALSQADFVVLTDIYPAREAPIPGVSSWRIAEQVTKPCQYVPQRHLLPREVAKVARPGDVVVGMGAGNIASFAPDFAKELERGSPERVAVLYGGDSAEREISLLSGREVAAALRRRGYTASLLDVSELLLSGQSLAKLAGPARPDVCFLAVHGSRAEDGAIQGLLELLHLPYTGSGIAASAVALDKDRTKTVLAAAGLPVPEGLAVCRDKHGEPPLPKEGAGWVVKPNKQGSTVGLRFVEEASELAAAVAYALQFDEVALVEDWVRGVEVSVPVLGAETLPVVEIVPASGAYDFASKYTAGATDEICPARLTPEQTALCQDYALRAHHALGCAGCTRTDMIVTPERVVVLEVNTLPGMTQTSLVPRSAAVAGIDFDDLCVRIVQDALNRSKA